In a genomic window of Methanomassiliicoccales archaeon:
- a CDS encoding DUF4411 family protein — MGKPHIQKTIEKIYIIDSCALINLFRHSGLPYEPYPEDLFPNLWKKIKGMTNSGILISHTSVYKEISRKDDQAKDWCEKNKRMFKDVDECQLEVFQQVRQSYDPHYWKRELNKNSEWADPWIIALSVCHGNATIVTDEKMTDHNNPNVGNRIPDIARKLNIPCMNLMDFLREVGI; from the coding sequence ATGGGGAAGCCGCATATACAGAAGACCATTGAGAAAATCTACATTATTGACTCATGCGCCCTGATAAACCTCTTCAGACACAGCGGTTTGCCTTATGAGCCCTACCCAGAAGACCTCTTTCCGAACCTCTGGAAGAAGATCAAGGGCATGACAAACAGCGGTATACTCATTTCACACACGAGCGTGTACAAAGAGATTTCACGGAAGGACGACCAGGCAAAGGATTGGTGTGAGAAGAATAAGAGGATGTTTAAGGACGTAGACGAATGCCAGCTAGAAGTCTTCCAACAGGTCCGGCAGTCCTATGACCCGCATTATTGGAAGCGCGAATTGAACAAAAACAGCGAATGGGCGGACCCGTGGATAATAGCACTCAGCGTGTGTCATGGAAATGCGACCATTGTAACTGACGAAAAGATGACGGATCACAACAACCCTAACGTCGGGAATAGAATACCTGATATCGCTCGAAAGCTAAACATTCCGTGCATGAATCTGATGGATTTCCTAAGGGAGGTCGGAATATGA
- a CDS encoding UPF0175 family protein, with translation MRGEELELEEQVVLYCIGALNRPLRSELYLQKLLFLVSNVFPELKDELRFEPHLMGPYSFKVSQILEDLITDELVEKRKGGYKLTQTGGRTFSSLTLPRELRNVIEEFKDILPDLTEDELLVFVYALYPDYISESTRWDRLRPKRKELAASILRKSKVSFSQAARIAGMNSVSFADYLKKRGIRIDCQGP, from the coding sequence ATGCGAGGGGAGGAGCTGGAACTGGAGGAGCAGGTGGTACTTTATTGCATCGGTGCACTTAACAGACCTCTCCGCAGCGAGCTGTATCTCCAGAAGTTGTTGTTTCTTGTCTCGAATGTGTTCCCTGAGTTAAAAGATGAGCTGCGGTTTGAACCGCACCTGATGGGGCCGTATTCTTTTAAGGTCAGTCAGATACTGGAAGACCTCATCACCGATGAACTGGTGGAAAAGCGCAAAGGCGGGTACAAGCTCACGCAGACGGGGGGGAGGACGTTTTCTTCATTGACGCTGCCCAGAGAGCTCAGAAACGTGATTGAGGAGTTCAAAGACATCCTCCCCGATCTTACTGAAGATGAACTTCTCGTCTTTGTCTATGCGCTCTACCCAGATTATATTTCGGAATCGACGCGGTGGGACCGGCTAAGGCCAAAGAGAAAAGAGCTAGCGGCGTCTATTTTAAGGAAGTCCAAGGTCTCCTTCTCTCAAGCTGCGAGAATAGCTGGAATGAACAGCGTTTCATTCGCGGACTATTTGAAAAAGCGGGGCATCAGGATTGACTGTCAAGGTCCTTGA
- a CDS encoding zinc-ribbon domain-containing protein, with protein sequence MPYCPKCGKEVGENSLYCSSCGSPLAGTGAKKSCLPAAGGIVCIIASCVCLFAGLVGFFLPPAEGFQGGDASLVVKLSVIILGWVGFAVGIIGGISSIRRRHYKLAVIGSLLVLVEGFLSILAPALRIYTIMFFVFFAMPLIILSIIALILIAISKGEFT encoded by the coding sequence ATGCCGTATTGTCCGAAGTGTGGGAAGGAAGTGGGAGAGAACTCGCTCTATTGTTCCAGCTGCGGTTCGCCGCTCGCAGGGACAGGAGCGAAAAAATCGTGCCTGCCTGCGGCGGGTGGGATCGTCTGTATAATTGCATCGTGCGTATGTCTGTTCGCTGGTCTTGTCGGATTTTTCTTGCCCCCTGCTGAGGGATTCCAGGGAGGAGATGCGTCACTGGTCGTCAAATTGAGCGTCATCATTTTGGGCTGGGTCGGGTTCGCTGTCGGGATCATCGGCGGGATATCATCGATCAGACGAAGGCACTACAAACTCGCGGTAATCGGGAGCCTGCTGGTTCTAGTTGAAGGCTTTCTCTCGATCCTCGCACCTGCCCTCAGGATCTATACGATCATGTTCTTCGTGTTTTTTGCAATGCCCTTGATCATATTGTCGATCATAGCCCTGATCCTGATCGCCATATCGAAGGGGGAATTCACCTGA
- a CDS encoding XRE family transcriptional regulator yields the protein MGEVKKSLRSSIEEVIVSPSVLRALRESSGYSEEEVARKLNTSLERVRAVEDGKGHFTLRQIKKLADIYKRPLAAFFSETINPLPELSDFRTKRDGKLPPEVYLAKRRAVYLAEKLMELTGKKSSIPEIPLNYEPEDLAGWLRKELDIRPPSSLGQAGRLTPVKILDYYKKSFEEKMGLLIIEFPMNNGDVRAFCVASDISVIVLNENEAPQAKLFSIAHEVCHILRKTPSICSIDIEEKDKQEVFCNRFAAELLVPAHELRQLREEVNEESVRRLAREYGVSRQVIAIRLKRLGLIGRAKYEELTKKMEDEGEVERKTRGKGGRDWTRTFFNRAGGLAVSEMRRAIVEDKVSLYEAARILDLKMKYAEQLLAE from the coding sequence ATGGGCGAGGTCAAGAAGTCGCTGAGATCTTCGATCGAAGAAGTTATTGTGTCCCCCTCAGTCTTAAGGGCGCTCCGGGAGTCATCCGGATATTCTGAGGAGGAAGTCGCGAGAAAACTCAATACTTCCCTAGAGAGGGTCAGGGCCGTAGAGGATGGGAAAGGGCATTTTACCCTGAGGCAGATAAAGAAGCTCGCGGACATATACAAGCGTCCGCTCGCTGCTTTTTTCTCCGAAACCATCAATCCTCTACCAGAACTCTCAGACTTCAGGACCAAGAGGGACGGCAAGCTCCCCCCCGAAGTCTACCTCGCAAAGAGGAGGGCGGTTTACCTCGCGGAAAAGCTGATGGAGCTTACTGGGAAGAAGAGTAGCATCCCGGAAATCCCCCTGAATTACGAGCCGGAGGACCTTGCTGGTTGGTTGAGGAAAGAACTGGATATAAGGCCGCCCTCATCTTTGGGCCAAGCCGGACGACTCACGCCGGTGAAGATACTCGATTACTATAAGAAGTCCTTCGAAGAGAAGATGGGACTTTTGATCATCGAGTTCCCGATGAACAATGGGGATGTCAGGGCTTTCTGCGTGGCTTCGGACATCTCCGTTATTGTGCTCAACGAGAACGAGGCACCGCAGGCAAAACTCTTTTCAATCGCCCACGAAGTTTGCCATATCCTCAGGAAGACCCCCAGTATCTGTTCCATAGACATCGAGGAAAAAGATAAGCAGGAAGTGTTCTGCAACAGGTTCGCTGCTGAGCTCCTCGTGCCGGCTCACGAGCTGAGGCAATTGCGAGAGGAGGTAAACGAAGAGTCCGTCAGAAGGCTGGCCAGGGAATACGGCGTGAGCAGGCAGGTGATCGCAATCCGCCTTAAGCGTCTCGGTTTGATCGGCAGGGCTAAGTACGAAGAGCTTACGAAAAAGATGGAGGATGAAGGTGAAGTAGAGAGGAAGACAAGAGGAAAGGGTGGCCGAGACTGGACAAGGACATTCTTCAACAGGGCAGGAGGGCTCGCGGTCTCCGAGATGAGGAGGGCGATTGTAGAGGACAAGGTCAGTCTCTACGAGGCCGCACGCATTCTAGACCTGAAAATGAAGTACGCTGAACAGCTTCTTGCCGAGTGA